The Geminocystis sp. M7585_C2015_104 sequence CCTCTGGCGAAGAAGAATAATGTTAGAAAAGATTAAGCAAATTGCCGCGGAAATAGCCCCAAGACTAATAGAAATCCGTCGTCACCTCCACGCCCACCCGGAATTGAGTGGACAAGAATACCAAACTGCCGCCTATGTAGCCGGAGTGTTGTCCTCCTGCGGTTTGACAGTAAGAGAGGGAGTGGGCAAAACGGGCGTCATTGGTGAGTTGAAAGGCAATGGCACCAGTGACCTTTACCTGGCCATCCGCGCCGACATGGATGCCCTACCAATACAAGAGGCCACAGGACTAGAATTTGCCTCCAAAGTCCCCGGCGTCATGCACGCCTGTGGCCATGATGTCCACACTACCGTGGGTTTGGGCACTGCCATGATCCTGTCCCGACTACAAGAATTTCTGCCAGGAAGAGTCCGTTTCTTGTTTCAACCCGCCGAAGAAATAGCTCAGGGAGCCCTCTGGATGGTTGCTGATGGCGCAATGGAGGGGATTGACGCCATTTTTGGCCTCCACGTCTTCCCCACCCTGCCGGCGGGCACTATAGGAGTCCGCTATGGAGCCTTGACTTCGGCTATGGACGACCTAGAAATCATCATCCAGGGGGAGGCGGGACATGGAGCTCGGCCCCACCAAGCCGTTGATGCCATCTGGATTGCCGCTC is a genomic window containing:
- a CDS encoding amidohydrolase; protein product: MLEKIKQIAAEIAPRLIEIRRHLHAHPELSGQEYQTAAYVAGVLSSCGLTVREGVGKTGVIGELKGNGTSDLYLAIRADMDALPIQEATGLEFASKVPGVMHACGHDVHTTVGLGTAMILSRLQEFLPGRVRFLFQPAEEIAQGALWMVADGAMEGIDAIFGLHVFPTLPAGTIGVRYGALTSAMDDLEIIIQGEAGHGARPHQAVDAIWIAAQVITALQQAISRTHNPLHPLVLTLGQISGGHAPNIIAEQVKMVGTVRSLHPEVRESLPEWTRRIVEGICQIYGARCELKYNRRLPSVQNDWQLTKIVEKAAIEALGEQNVIIINEPSLGAEDFAIYLEHARGTMFRLGIGLKEGKNYPLHHPRFQVDESSIITGVITMAYSAYQYFEQSSR